From one Nilaparvata lugens isolate BPH chromosome 2, ASM1435652v1, whole genome shotgun sequence genomic stretch:
- the LOC111060252 gene encoding bis(5'-nucleosyl)-tetraphosphatase [asymmetrical] — MTEKVTRAAGLLIFRRNPNVEYLLLKASYKPYHWTPPKGHLDPGEDEMQAALRETVEESGLSAESLAIDKKFHKQLVYEAFGKQKTVSYWLAEIVDKNATVKLSSEHQAFEWCTIEKALDKVEYEDTKSLLREAEKYLETSDK, encoded by the exons ATGACTGAAAAAGTGACAAGAGCGGCTGGACTTCTAATTTTTCGAAGAAATCCTAACGTGGAGTATCTGTTATTGAAAGCTTCTTACAAACCTTACCATTGGACTCCACCAAAAG GACATTTAGACCCTGGTGAAGATGAGATGCAAGCAGCTTTAAGGGAAACTGTTGAAGAATCTGGGCTCAGTGCAGAGAGCCTTGCAATCGACAAAAAGTTTCATAAACAATTAGTG TATGAAGCGTTTGGAAAACAGAAGACGGTTTCCTATTGGCTCGCAGAAATCGTAGACAAAAATGCAACTGTCAAATTATCTTCTGAACATCAAGCATTTGAATGGTGTACTATTGAAAAAGCGCTTGATAAAGTGGAATATGAAGATACAAAGTCACTCTTGAGAGAAGCGGAGAAATATTTGGAAACATCggataaataa